One Meles meles chromosome 11, mMelMel3.1 paternal haplotype, whole genome shotgun sequence DNA segment encodes these proteins:
- the LOC123952626 gene encoding LOW QUALITY PROTEIN: NUT family member 2G-like (The sequence of the model RefSeq protein was modified relative to this genomic sequence to represent the inferred CDS: inserted 1 base in 1 codon), producing MVGRAGTAVPCGRPEHGNHSRTLANCTFARDVPHVMRRDSLLCSQGRRGPRVLPPGCGFSDPIRPFLLSTASPVLGPHVATDPGASLSAFMARPFPPPTAGIPHQPLWGQQPPPLMTPPFPPGGPLVLPAFPRTPLVAGETGLGPSGTGTCNVFVQVRAERGCSETPQTQTIVLTQAPLSWSAPGALCGGAACPAPLFVTASAVETSMPVSAPGGSQAGRGGLAPSLPPPAQPLVAQLTTVVPPVNAGPQPHGASRSRTTALPEDSCNPKSVYENFRRWQRFKSLARRHLPQSPDAEALSCFLIPVLRSLARLKPTMTLEEGVWRAVQEWQSRSNFDRLIYYEMAGKFMEFEMEEEMQKLQWMKVAQGLPPPAPPKPVRRGPPAAEAGPQPGTLPSRCSARAPHTSSLLPALPQRASPGRRAPGPSPXRLQPRRPPRPPETKAPKEIPPEAVREYMDIMEGLLGPGHSAPGGPAGEWGEDGKEPQQDEAATYPDAGLLSYIDELCSQEDFITKVEAVIHPCFLEELLSSEPQLDLPALAEKLEQEEGLSLAELVEKRLAALKTQEGVQAPPRLCAARSGASPEHETGPGKGLGVSDKARPAGTDGQDPQRHGRAQTHLSGPRAFALSPGRQESPAPRAGRVPSPPQGQRCASPRPGPRDAPVLREAPPARHSRGLVDGSSEDEEDLPSLAFLLASQHSLLPWGLSQSPAPASVIPNPGGWGPRGAPRAPSPQRIVLGPATSPATKSRKRALCEGPASVAKMPLPGANLGVSGRPALAVGLVHPSQPAKRRCDSLVTGRRRKRHCSQ from the exons ATGGTGGGACGGGCAGGGACGGCAGTTCCCTGCGGGAGGCCAGAGCATGGAAATCACTCGCGGACCCTGGCAAACTGCACCTTTGCCCGTGATGTTCCTCACGTGATGCGACGGGATTCACTGCTCTGCTCCCAGGGACGAAGGGGGCCCCGGGTCCTCCCTCCTGGCTGCGGATTCTCTGACCCCATCCGCCCTTTCCTTCTGTCCACAGCGTCTCCAGTGCTGGGACCCCATGTGGCCACGGACCCAGGAGCCTCCTTGTCTGCTTTCATGGCAcggcccttccccccacccactgccgGCATCCCCCACCAGCCACTCTGGGGGCAGCAGCCGCCGCCCCTCATGACCCCGCCATTCCCTCCTGGTGGCCCCCTGGTGCTGCCAGCTTTCCCCAGGACTCCGCTAGTCGCAGGAGAGACTGGCCTTGGCCCCAGTGGGACTGGAACCTGCAATGTCTTTGTGCAGGTCAGGGCAGAGCGGGGGTGCTCAGAGACCCCCCAGACTCAGACCATCGTCCTCACTCAGGCTCCCCTCAGCTGGAGCGCTCCAGGGGCCCTCTGTGGGGGTGCTGCGTGTCCCGCACCCCTCTTCGTGACAGCCTCTGCAGTGGAGACCAGCATGCCTGTCTCGGCCCCTGGGGGCTCCCAGGCTGGCCGGGGAGGCTTGGCCCCGAGCCTTCCACCTCCGGCTCAGCCCCTGGTCGCGCAGCTGACCACCGTCGTGCCCCCAGTCAACGCCGGGCCACAGCCTCACGGAGCTTCCAGGAGCCGGACCACGGCCTTGCCCGAGGACTCCTGTAACCCCAAGAGCGTTTACGAGAACTTCCGGCGCTGGCAGCGCTTCAAGTCGCTGGCCCGGAGGCACCTCCCGCAGAGCCCCGACGCAGAagctctctcctgctttctcat CCCGGTGCTGCGGTCCCTGGCGCGCCTGAAGCCCACGATGACGCTGGAAGAGGGAGTGTGGCGGGCCGTGCAGGAGTGGCAGAGCAGAAGCAACTTTGACCGCTTGATCTACTACGAGATGGCGGGAAA GTTCATGGAGTTCGAGATGGAGGAGGAGATGCAGAAACTACAGTGGATGAAGGTggcccagggcctgcctcccccagcccccccgaAGCCTGTACGGCGGGGGCCCCCAGCCGCGGAAGCGGGCCCGCAGCCAGGT ACACTGCCGTCCCGATGCTCCGCCAGAGCCCCTCacacctcctccctccttcccgctCTGCCTCAGCGTGCGTCCCCAGGAAGGCGGGCTCCAGGGCCCAGCC CCCGCCTGCAGCCACGCAGACCCCCGCGGCCCCCGGAGACCAAGGCGCCCAAGGAGATCCCTCCAGAGGCTGTGAGAGAGTACATGGACATCATGGAGGGGCTGCTGGGGCCTGGCCACTCGGCCCCGGGGGGCCCGGCAGGCGAATGGGGAGAGGATGGAAAGGAGCCACAGCAGGATGAGGCCGCGACCTACCCGGACGCGGGTCTCCTGAGCTACATTGACGAGCTGTGTTCCCAGGAAGACTTCATCACCAAG GTGGAGGCAGTCATCCACCCCTGCTTCCTGGAGGAATTGCTTTCCTCGGAACCGCAGCTGGACCTCCCGGCCCTGGCTGAGAAACTGGAGCAGGAGGAAGGACTCAGCCTTGCAGAG CTGGTGGAGAAAAGACTGGCGGCCTTGAAAACGCAGGAGGGTGTGCAGGCACCCCCACGCCTCTGCGCAGCCCGGTCGGGCGCCAGTCCTGAGCACGAGACCGGTCccgggaaggggctgggggtcagCGACAAAGCCCGCCCAGCAGGCACTGACGGCCAGGACCCTCAGAGGCACGGCCGAGCACAGACACACCTGTCGGGGCCCAGAGCCTTTGCTCTCTCTCCCGGACGACAGGAGTCCCCTGCACCCAGGGCCGGAcgggtcccctcccctccccagggtcaAAGGTGCGCCTCCCCTCGACCGGGCCCCAGGGATGCCCCGGTTCTCAGAGAGGCCCCTCCTGCTAGGCACAGTCGAGGGCTGGTGGATGGGTCCAGTGAGGACGAGGAGGACCTCCCCAGCCTGGCCTTCCTCCTGGCCTCTCAGCACAGCCTGCTGCCCTGGGGGCTCTCCCAGAGTCCCGCTCCTGCCTCGGTCATCCCCAACCCTGGCGGTTGGGGGCCGCGGGGGGCTCCACGGGCCCCCTCTCCTCAGAGAATAGTCCTCGGCCCGGCCACCTCCCCAGCCACAAAGTCCAGGAAGCGGGCTCTGTGTGAGGGTCCTGCCTCTGTGGCGAAGATGCCTCTGCCTGGGGCCAACCTCGGGGTGTCTGGGAGGCCAGCCTTGGCTGTGGGGCTGGTTCACCCCTCACAGCCTGCAAAGAGAAGGTGTGACTCCTTGGtcacagggaggagaaggaagcgTCACTGCAGCCAGTAG